One Orrella dioscoreae genomic window carries:
- a CDS encoding class I adenylate-forming enzyme family protein — protein sequence MSSQPDVFPRNQGDLIPPGADRDAVALIALDDALAAREFTFGQLDDLANAVARGLLRRGLRRGDRVAVLSANNAEFLATLLGTQRAGLVLVPVNYRFPQALSDFVIADSGAVLVFTDAARRGQAPAGLPAVVFDGTGDESFDAFLDPGPFTPVEPEPGEPAFFMYTSGSTGKPKGVVLSHQSHLWVVKTRLGGQRHREQRYLIAAPMYHMNALALSQLALAGESSIVLMSQFKARPYIEAIHRYRPTWLTSVPPMMAMALRETDALAQADLSSVQVVRMGSAPVSEALFAAIQRALPQARIINSYGTSEGGPVTFGPHPDGLPQPRMSVGYAHPQVGVRLVDAEGREAEQGVLQLKSPAIMNGYHNRPDIRGAITSDGYYVTGDVLRRDAEGFYYFVGRDDDMFVCGGENIFPGEVEKVLETHPGIQQACVVPVPDDIKGHKPVAYVVAAPGVQLEEAAIKRYALAHMPAFQHPRRVWVLDALPLATTNKVDRKLLLRQATEAVGQAAHA from the coding sequence ATGAGCAGCCAGCCTGATGTCTTTCCCCGCAACCAGGGCGACCTGATTCCGCCCGGCGCCGATCGTGACGCGGTGGCGCTGATCGCGCTGGACGATGCGCTGGCTGCCCGTGAATTCACCTTCGGCCAGCTGGACGACCTGGCCAACGCCGTGGCGCGCGGCCTGTTGCGCCGCGGCCTGCGGCGCGGCGACCGCGTGGCCGTGCTGTCGGCCAACAATGCCGAATTCCTGGCGACCCTGCTGGGCACGCAGCGTGCGGGCCTCGTGCTGGTGCCGGTGAACTACCGCTTCCCGCAGGCGCTTTCCGATTTCGTCATCGCCGACAGCGGCGCCGTGCTGGTGTTCACCGATGCGGCGCGGCGCGGCCAGGCGCCCGCGGGCCTGCCCGCCGTGGTGTTCGACGGCACGGGCGACGAGTCCTTCGATGCCTTCCTGGATCCGGGCCCGTTCACGCCCGTCGAGCCCGAACCCGGCGAACCGGCTTTCTTCATGTACACCTCGGGCTCGACCGGCAAGCCCAAGGGGGTGGTGCTGTCGCACCAGAGCCACCTGTGGGTCGTGAAGACGCGCCTGGGCGGCCAGCGCCACCGTGAACAGCGCTACCTGATCGCCGCGCCGATGTATCACATGAACGCGCTGGCCCTGTCGCAACTGGCGCTGGCCGGCGAGTCCAGCATCGTGCTGATGTCGCAGTTCAAGGCGCGTCCCTACATCGAGGCCATCCATCGCTATCGCCCGACCTGGCTGACCTCGGTGCCGCCGATGATGGCCATGGCCCTGCGCGAGACGGATGCCCTGGCGCAAGCCGACCTGTCTTCGGTGCAGGTGGTGCGCATGGGCTCGGCGCCGGTCAGCGAGGCCTTGTTCGCCGCCATCCAGCGTGCCTTGCCGCAGGCGCGCATCATCAATTCCTATGGCACCAGCGAGGGTGGCCCGGTCACTTTCGGTCCGCATCCCGATGGCCTGCCGCAGCCACGCATGTCGGTGGGCTATGCGCATCCCCAGGTGGGCGTGCGCCTGGTCGATGCCGAAGGCCGCGAGGCCGAGCAGGGCGTGCTGCAGCTGAAGAGCCCGGCCATCATGAACGGCTACCACAACCGGCCCGACATCCGTGGCGCGATCACTTCGGACGGCTACTACGTCACGGGCGACGTGCTGCGGCGCGATGCCGAGGGCTTCTATTACTTCGTGGGCCGTGACGACGACATGTTCGTCTGCGGCGGCGAGAACATCTTCCCCGGCGAGGTCGAGAAGGTGCTGGAGACCCATCCCGGCATCCAGCAGGCCTGCGTGGTGCCCGTGCCCGACGACATCAAGGGCCACAAGCCGGTGGCCTACGTCGTGGCCGCGCCCGGCGTGCAGCTCGAGGAAGCGGCCATCAAGCGTTATGCCCTGGCGCACATGCCGGCCTTCCAGCACCCGCGCCGCGTGTGGGTGCTGGATGCGCTGCCCCTGGCCACCACCAACAAGGTCGATCGCAAGCTGCTGCTGCGCCAGGCGACCGAGGCGGTGGGGCAGGCGGCGCACGCCTGA
- a CDS encoding VOC family protein, with the protein MTQALPLDHLVVNTRFETDAAAALFARLGFTLTPQGRHAMGSVNHLIVFDHDYLELIGLPTDGGALRQEILAQPGGIDGLVYKPESADAVHAGLVQRGFPVLPLHAFTRPLELDGKRYEASFRTVRFAAETFAAGRVYYCQHLTPELVWRPEWQGHANGVRGLSRLTVVSGQPAWDAQRHAEASFGEARPLGDDAWRVQGPAFSLDIVTPAAYLARYGELACQGYGRGSFFGAITLRAGDPAALRAHVAALGTQVRSVARDGGLAVSLTAYNTLLDFEYEQPA; encoded by the coding sequence ATGACGCAAGCGCTGCCGCTGGACCACCTGGTCGTCAACACCCGCTTCGAGACGGATGCGGCCGCCGCGCTGTTCGCGCGGCTGGGTTTCACGCTGACGCCCCAGGGCCGTCATGCGATGGGGTCGGTCAATCACCTGATCGTCTTCGACCATGACTACCTGGAGCTGATCGGCCTGCCCACCGATGGCGGCGCATTGCGCCAGGAGATCCTGGCGCAGCCGGGCGGCATCGACGGCCTGGTCTACAAGCCCGAGTCCGCCGATGCCGTCCACGCGGGCCTGGTCCAGCGGGGCTTTCCGGTGCTGCCCCTGCATGCCTTCACGCGGCCCCTCGAACTCGATGGCAAGCGCTACGAGGCGTCGTTCCGCACCGTGCGTTTCGCGGCCGAGACCTTCGCCGCGGGACGTGTCTATTACTGCCAGCACCTGACGCCGGAACTGGTGTGGCGGCCCGAGTGGCAAGGCCACGCCAACGGCGTGCGCGGTCTCTCGCGCCTGACCGTCGTGTCCGGCCAGCCCGCCTGGGATGCGCAACGCCATGCGGAAGCGTCCTTTGGCGAAGCCCGGCCGCTGGGCGATGACGCCTGGCGCGTGCAGGGTCCGGCGTTCTCCCTGGACATCGTGACACCGGCCGCCTATCTGGCCCGTTACGGCGAGCTGGCCTGCCAGGGCTATGGCCGAGGCAGCTTCTTCGGCGCCATCACCCTGCGCGCGGGCGACCCGGCCGCGCTGCGGGCGCACGTGGCGGCGCTGGGCACGCAGGTGCGCAGCGTGGCGCGCGATGGCGGCCTGGCCGTGAGTCTCACGGCCTACAACACCCTCTTGGATTTCGAGTATGAGCAGCCAGCCTGA
- a CDS encoding PaaI family thioesterase, which translates to MSEQNNALPTAQDVEARLLRAPYHQWLGLKVLSVGDGEITLRATWRDEWVVNPDHPYTHGGILATLIDLTADWALVSTTGRGVPTIDLRVDYHRPAMPGDLTVHGKVIKAGKQFSVSEARVHDAEGRLLASGRGVYATAPAPAKA; encoded by the coding sequence ATGTCTGAACAGAACAACGCATTGCCCACCGCCCAGGACGTCGAGGCGCGCCTGTTGCGCGCCCCGTATCACCAGTGGCTGGGCCTGAAGGTCCTGTCCGTGGGCGACGGGGAAATCACCCTGCGCGCCACCTGGCGCGACGAGTGGGTGGTGAATCCCGACCATCCCTACACCCACGGCGGCATCCTGGCCACCCTGATCGACCTGACCGCCGATTGGGCGCTGGTGTCGACCACCGGCCGCGGCGTGCCCACCATCGACCTGCGCGTGGACTATCACCGTCCGGCCATGCCGGGCGACCTGACGGTGCACGGCAAGGTCATCAAGGCTGGCAAGCAGTTTTCGGTGTCCGAGGCGCGCGTGCACGACGCCGAGGGCCGCCTGCTGGCCAGCGGCCGCGGCGTGTATGCCACGGCGCCGGCCCCCGCCAAGGCCTGA
- a CDS encoding zinc-binding dehydrogenase encodes MKALVLNAHGGLDQLHVVSDKPVPAIAPGQVVVRVGASSFNYHDVFTVQGMPGIKVPLPVVIGLDLAGTVTEVGEGVTGWKAGDRVLVNPLNRQKGLMGEMLDGGMAEYTLASAEQLIPLPDNVSFEDAAALPVAYGTAHRMLITHKTVKAGDKVLILGASGGVGTASVVLAKLLGAEVIACASGAEKLARLKALGADHVVDYRETDFSKWAIGQYGKPQRRNNEGGVDVVVNFTGGDTWVPSLKCIKRGGTLLVCGATAGHDPKEDLRYVWSFEINVKGSNSFYDEDLRALLGLVSEGRIKPLIDRVVPLEGAAEGLAAIRDRKVIGKIVVTP; translated from the coding sequence ATGAAGGCCCTGGTGCTCAATGCACACGGCGGCCTCGACCAGCTTCACGTCGTCAGCGACAAGCCCGTGCCCGCCATTGCACCGGGGCAGGTCGTCGTGCGCGTGGGCGCCTCTTCCTTCAACTATCACGACGTCTTCACCGTGCAGGGCATGCCCGGCATCAAGGTGCCGCTGCCCGTGGTCATCGGCCTGGACCTGGCCGGCACGGTCACCGAGGTGGGTGAGGGCGTGACCGGCTGGAAGGCCGGCGACCGCGTGCTCGTCAATCCGCTCAATCGCCAGAAAGGCCTGATGGGCGAAATGCTGGACGGCGGCATGGCCGAGTACACGCTGGCCAGCGCCGAACAGTTGATCCCGCTGCCCGACAACGTCAGCTTCGAGGACGCCGCCGCGCTGCCCGTGGCCTATGGCACCGCGCATCGCATGCTCATCACGCACAAGACGGTCAAGGCCGGCGACAAGGTGCTGATCCTGGGCGCGAGCGGCGGCGTGGGCACGGCTTCGGTCGTGCTGGCCAAGCTGCTTGGCGCCGAGGTGATCGCCTGCGCCAGCGGCGCCGAGAAGCTGGCGCGCCTGAAGGCGCTGGGCGCGGACCACGTGGTGGATTACCGCGAGACCGATTTCTCGAAGTGGGCCATCGGCCAGTACGGCAAGCCCCAGCGCCGCAACAACGAGGGCGGCGTGGACGTCGTCGTCAACTTCACCGGCGGCGACACCTGGGTGCCCTCGCTCAAGTGCATCAAGCGCGGCGGCACCTTGCTGGTGTGCGGCGCCACGGCGGGCCACGATCCCAAGGAAGACCTGCGCTACGTCTGGAGCTTCGAGATCAACGTGAAGGGCTCCAACAGCTTCTATGACGAAGACCTGCGTGCCCTGCTGGGCCTGGTCAGCGAAGGTCGCATCAAGCCCTTGATCGACCGCGTGGTGCCGCTGGAAGGCGCGGCCGAAGGCCTCGCCGCCATCCGCGACCGCAAGGTGATCGGCAAGATCGTCGTCACGCCCTGA
- a CDS encoding ABC transporter permease has protein sequence MTTVTQAGASGWNWRAVGVAAGRRLLLAVLLLGVWWLVARGVPAYVLPGPARVGDALQRLLASDTFWRDLGTTFYRVMAGFVLAAIVGTALGLLLGSRRKLGEFFEPVLAVTNTISSAIWAIFAIIWFGISNATTIFVVFMTALPLILTNVWQGTRSVRADFVELAHSFRMSRLQVLRKIYLPTILPDFFSGARLAFGFGWRVSLVAETIGASNGVGYRLRQAADLVQTDQVFAWTITLVVLMVLIEFGCLKPLENHLFRWRRPAQA, from the coding sequence ATGACGACCGTCACGCAGGCAGGTGCCTCGGGCTGGAACTGGCGCGCCGTGGGCGTGGCCGCCGGCCGGCGCCTGCTGCTGGCCGTGCTGCTACTGGGCGTGTGGTGGCTGGTGGCGCGCGGCGTGCCGGCCTATGTGTTGCCTGGCCCGGCGCGCGTGGGCGACGCCTTGCAGCGCCTGCTGGCCAGCGACACGTTCTGGCGCGACCTGGGCACGACCTTCTATCGCGTGATGGCGGGCTTCGTCCTGGCTGCCATCGTGGGCACGGCCCTGGGCCTGCTGCTGGGCAGCCGCCGCAAGCTGGGCGAGTTCTTCGAGCCCGTGCTGGCCGTGACCAACACGATCTCCTCGGCCATCTGGGCCATCTTCGCCATCATCTGGTTCGGCATCTCCAACGCCACGACGATCTTCGTGGTGTTCATGACGGCGCTGCCGCTCATCCTGACCAACGTCTGGCAGGGCACGCGCTCGGTGCGGGCCGACTTCGTGGAACTGGCCCACAGCTTCCGCATGTCGCGCCTGCAGGTGCTGCGCAAGATCTACCTGCCCACCATCCTGCCTGATTTCTTTTCCGGCGCGCGCCTGGCTTTCGGCTTCGGCTGGCGCGTGTCGCTGGTGGCCGAGACCATCGGCGCGTCCAACGGCGTGGGCTACCGCCTGCGCCAGGCGGCGGACCTGGTGCAGACCGACCAGGTCTTCGCCTGGACCATCACGCTCGTCGTGCTGATGGTGCTGATCGAGTTCGGCTGTCTCAAGCCGCTGGAAAACCACCTGTTCCGCTGGCGCCGGCCAGCGCAGGCCTGA
- a CDS encoding ABC transporter ATP-binding protein — protein sequence MTDLSDLSRLHPAASPAHSGEAVISLRGVNKTFARRGGAPLQVLRDIDLDVRQGEVLAILGASGCGKSTLLNLIAGLAHPDSGSIRIAGQDTAAFTDWRSVGYLFQDDRLLPWRTTLENVSFGLEAARLPRAERLARAHRALESVGLKDFTEAYPHELSGGMRARAALARSLVNQPRILLLDEPFSKLDPAMRAQMHAELLAVQAEQGITVVFVTHDVEEAVVLADQLVILQPRPGRVRERVALDLPRPRLPEQAEVAERVRQLRVRV from the coding sequence ATGACCGACCTATCCGACCTCAGCCGCCTTCATCCTGCTGCGTCGCCTGCCCATTCCGGCGAGGCGGTGATTTCGCTGCGCGGCGTCAACAAGACCTTCGCCCGCCGCGGCGGCGCGCCGCTGCAGGTGCTGCGCGACATCGATCTCGACGTGCGGCAGGGCGAGGTGCTGGCCATCCTGGGCGCGTCGGGTTGCGGCAAGAGCACGCTGCTCAATCTCATCGCAGGCCTGGCCCACCCCGATAGCGGCAGCATCCGCATCGCGGGGCAGGATACGGCTGCGTTCACGGATTGGCGCTCGGTGGGCTACCTGTTCCAGGATGACCGCCTGCTGCCCTGGCGCACCACGCTGGAGAACGTGAGCTTCGGCCTGGAAGCCGCCCGGCTGCCGCGTGCCGAACGCCTGGCGCGTGCGCATCGCGCGCTGGAATCCGTTGGCCTGAAGGATTTCACCGAGGCCTATCCGCACGAATTGTCGGGCGGCATGCGCGCACGCGCCGCGCTGGCGCGCAGCCTGGTGAACCAGCCGCGCATCCTGCTGCTGGATGAGCCGTTCTCGAAACTCGATCCCGCCATGCGCGCGCAGATGCACGCGGAACTGCTGGCCGTGCAGGCCGAGCAGGGCATCACCGTGGTCTTCGTCACGCACGACGTCGAGGAGGCGGTGGTGCTGGCCGACCAATTGGTCATCCTGCAGCCGCGTCCCGGCCGCGTGCGCGAGCGCGTGGCGCTGGACCTGCCGCGCCCGCGCCTGCCCGAGCAGGCCGAGGTGGCCGAGCGCGTGCGCCAGTTGCGGGTGAGGGTCTAG
- a CDS encoding alpha-hydroxy acid oxidase — protein MGNPSSVSLPRRLRGVLSLDDFEAAARRHLPRPVFGYLRAVAETGAAYDENRNAYRDYVFRPAVMVDVSRRSTAMTLFGQAYAAPFGLCPLGLSALSAYRGDLVMAQAAAEARVPMIMSGSSLIPLEAVAEAHPQAWFQAYLPGDRAAIEALIDRVAKTAFQTLVVTVDTQVKPNSENMTRSGFSAPMRPSVSLAWQGITHPRWLFGTFLRTLWRHGMPHFENNYATRGAPILSPSVMRDFAERGNLNWDTLRAIRAQWRGRLVVKGVLRDDDARQARDLGADGIIVSNHGGRQLDDAIAPLRALPEIVRACPDIPVMIDSGVRRGTDVLKALALGAKCAFVGRPFGYAAAVGGMAGLRHAIGLLSAEVSRDMAMLGVTDVSQLDAVRHLAPRVARA, from the coding sequence ATGGGCAACCCGTCATCGGTCTCCTTGCCGCGCCGCCTGCGCGGGGTGCTCTCGCTGGATGACTTCGAAGCCGCCGCGCGCAGGCACCTGCCGCGGCCGGTCTTCGGCTATCTGCGGGCCGTGGCCGAGACGGGCGCGGCCTATGACGAGAACCGCAACGCCTACCGCGACTACGTGTTCCGGCCCGCGGTGATGGTGGACGTCTCGCGCCGCAGCACCGCCATGACCCTGTTCGGGCAGGCGTACGCCGCGCCTTTCGGCCTCTGCCCGCTGGGGCTGTCGGCGCTGTCGGCCTATCGCGGCGACCTCGTCATGGCGCAGGCCGCGGCCGAGGCGCGCGTGCCGATGATCATGAGCGGTTCGTCGCTGATTCCCCTGGAAGCGGTGGCCGAGGCGCATCCGCAGGCCTGGTTCCAGGCCTACCTTCCCGGTGACCGCGCGGCCATCGAGGCCTTGATCGACCGGGTGGCGAAGACCGCCTTCCAGACGCTGGTCGTGACCGTCGATACGCAGGTCAAGCCCAATAGCGAGAACATGACGCGCAGCGGTTTCTCGGCGCCCATGCGCCCCAGCGTCAGCCTGGCGTGGCAGGGCATCACGCATCCGCGCTGGCTGTTCGGCACCTTCCTGCGCACGCTGTGGCGGCACGGCATGCCGCACTTCGAGAACAACTATGCCACGCGCGGCGCGCCCATCCTGTCGCCCAGCGTGATGCGCGATTTCGCCGAGCGTGGCAACCTGAACTGGGACACGCTGCGCGCGATCCGCGCGCAATGGCGCGGCCGCCTGGTGGTCAAGGGCGTGCTGCGGGACGACGATGCGCGCCAAGCGCGCGACCTGGGCGCCGATGGCATCATCGTGTCGAACCATGGCGGCAGGCAGCTGGACGACGCCATCGCCCCCTTGCGCGCCCTGCCGGAGATCGTGCGCGCCTGCCCGGACATTCCGGTGATGATCGACAGCGGCGTGCGGCGCGGCACCGACGTGTTGAAGGCGCTGGCACTGGGCGCGAAGTGCGCCTTCGTCGGCAGGCCCTTCGGTTATGCCGCGGCGGTCGGTGGCATGGCGGGGTTGCGGCACGCCATCGGGCTGTTGTCGGCCGAAGTCTCGCGCGACATGGCGATGCTGGGCGTCACGGACGTCTCGCAGCTGGATGCCGTGCGCCATCTGGCGCCGCGCGTCGCGCGCGCGTGA
- a CDS encoding Bug family tripartite tricarboxylate transporter substrate binding protein gives MQQTLAARSRRRLLGAALAGALATPFMPGVTAQAADNYPSKPTTILVGFSAGGAVDNVARQIGQGLGTAFGQSYVIENRAGATGTIAAEAASRAQPDGYTLLLGTQSTMVVAPGMYPTLRFDPIKDFVPVSLVASVPLVLVVQPSLPLKTVQDVIDYAKEKQGELTYASSGLGGPQHVSMELFASMAGVKMVHVPYRGEANAITDLLGNQVPLMFSNLPTLLPHIKSGKLRAIAVSSLERSPTAPEIPTVDESGLKGFEALTWFGLYAPKGTPGSVVARLESGVKTALADPAMRSKMADQGMKIEGRDSAAFRDYMQAESVKWGDLVRKSGIKPE, from the coding sequence ATGCAGCAAACCCTGGCCGCGCGCTCGCGCCGCCGCCTGCTGGGCGCAGCCCTGGCCGGCGCACTCGCCACCCCCTTCATGCCGGGCGTCACCGCCCAGGCCGCCGACAACTATCCCAGCAAGCCGACCACGATCCTGGTGGGCTTCTCCGCCGGCGGCGCCGTGGACAACGTCGCACGCCAGATCGGCCAGGGCCTGGGCACGGCCTTCGGCCAGTCCTACGTGATCGAGAACCGCGCGGGCGCCACCGGCACCATCGCCGCCGAGGCGGCCTCGCGCGCCCAGCCCGACGGCTACACGCTGCTGCTGGGCACGCAGTCGACCATGGTGGTCGCGCCGGGCATGTATCCGACGCTGCGCTTCGACCCGATCAAGGACTTCGTGCCGGTCTCGCTGGTGGCCTCGGTGCCGCTGGTGCTGGTCGTGCAGCCCTCCCTGCCCTTGAAGACGGTGCAGGACGTCATCGACTACGCCAAGGAAAAGCAGGGCGAGCTGACCTATGCCTCGTCCGGCCTGGGCGGTCCGCAGCACGTGTCCATGGAGCTCTTCGCTTCCATGGCCGGCGTGAAGATGGTGCACGTGCCCTATCGCGGCGAGGCCAATGCCATCACCGACCTGCTGGGCAACCAGGTGCCGCTGATGTTCAGCAACCTGCCCACGCTGCTGCCGCACATCAAGAGCGGCAAGCTGCGCGCCATCGCGGTGTCGAGCCTGGAGCGCTCGCCCACCGCGCCGGAGATTCCCACGGTGGACGAGTCGGGCCTGAAGGGCTTCGAGGCGCTGACCTGGTTTGGCCTGTATGCGCCCAAGGGCACGCCCGGCAGCGTGGTGGCCAGGCTGGAGTCCGGCGTGAAGACCGCGCTGGCCGACCCCGCGATGCGCTCGAAGATGGCCGACCAGGGCATGAAGATCGAGGGCCGCGACAGCGCCGCCTTCCGTGACTACATGCAGGCCGAGAGCGTGAAGTGGGGTGATCTCGTCCGCAAGTCGGGCATCAAGCCGGAGTAA
- a CDS encoding ribonuclease activity regulator RraA, producing MSVEALPIDPKIQKALEGVTTATLTTVLLKKGLRNVWLRGAFPLVPQGKRIVGRAFTLRFVPAREDLATPASWSSPISTRAAIEAMPEGAIAVVDAMGATDAGIFGDILCARMKKRGVAALVTDGAVRDLEGVLGTDLPVWASGAAAPPSVASLTFVNWQEPIGCGGVAVFPNDYIVLDRDGAVLIPADLINDVVDVAVEQERLEGWIMQEVDAGVPLPGLYPPNEAAAARYKAWRDTQK from the coding sequence ATGTCCGTCGAAGCTTTGCCCATCGATCCCAAGATTCAGAAAGCGCTGGAAGGCGTCACCACCGCCACGCTCACCACGGTCCTGCTGAAGAAGGGCCTGCGCAACGTCTGGCTGCGCGGCGCCTTCCCGCTCGTGCCACAGGGCAAGCGCATCGTTGGCCGCGCCTTCACGCTGCGCTTCGTGCCGGCCCGCGAAGACCTGGCGACGCCGGCCTCTTGGTCCTCGCCCATCTCGACGCGCGCGGCCATCGAAGCCATGCCCGAGGGCGCCATCGCCGTGGTCGACGCCATGGGCGCGACCGATGCCGGCATCTTCGGCGACATCCTGTGCGCCCGCATGAAGAAGCGTGGCGTGGCTGCGCTGGTGACCGACGGCGCGGTGCGCGACCTGGAAGGCGTGCTGGGCACCGACCTGCCCGTGTGGGCCAGCGGCGCCGCCGCGCCTCCTTCGGTGGCCAGCCTCACCTTCGTGAACTGGCAGGAGCCCATCGGCTGCGGCGGCGTGGCGGTGTTCCCGAACGACTACATCGTCCTGGACCGTGACGGCGCCGTGCTGATTCCCGCCGACCTCATCAACGACGTGGTCGATGTCGCCGTCGAGCAGGAACGCCTGGAAGGCTGGATCATGCAGGAAGTGGATGCCGGCGTGCCGCTGCCCGGCCTCTATCCGCCCAACGAAGCCGCCGCCGCCCGCTACAAGGCCTGGCGCGACACGCAGAAGTAA
- a CDS encoding LysR family transcriptional regulator, with protein MDTRYVDTFVLVAECGSMAEAARRMNITPTALAQRLHALEREFGVPLFSRSGRFVRITEGGARLLERARRFQREVRALKAAVSTEGFPGGLRVGSIRTALGNVIPLALKHIADHHPGLDATVEIGASHELYHQVTGGKVDAAFLVEPPFRTPKSFSWHTLRVEPLVLLAPTALTGIDPDTLLAQEPLLRYDRRTWGGSLADQYLQARNLRPRERFELDSPDGLVTLVEMGLGISLVPDCFRPGTLPPGVAVIPLPRNTLARRLGVLWPHHSTYGRLFETLVAAMDTDASAAT; from the coding sequence ATGGATACCCGCTACGTCGACACCTTCGTGCTCGTGGCCGAGTGCGGCTCCATGGCGGAGGCCGCCCGCCGCATGAACATCACGCCCACGGCGCTGGCCCAGCGCCTGCATGCGCTGGAGCGCGAGTTCGGCGTGCCGCTCTTCAGCCGCTCGGGCCGCTTCGTGCGCATCACGGAGGGCGGCGCCCGGCTGCTGGAGCGCGCGCGCCGCTTCCAGCGCGAGGTGCGGGCGCTGAAGGCCGCCGTGTCGACCGAGGGTTTTCCCGGGGGACTGCGCGTGGGCTCCATCCGCACCGCGCTGGGCAACGTGATCCCGCTGGCGCTCAAGCACATTGCCGATCACCATCCCGGCCTGGACGCCACGGTGGAAATCGGCGCCTCGCATGAGCTGTACCACCAGGTCACGGGCGGCAAGGTCGACGCGGCATTCCTGGTGGAACCGCCCTTTCGCACGCCGAAATCCTTCTCGTGGCACACCTTGCGCGTGGAGCCCCTGGTGCTGCTCGCGCCCACGGCGCTGACCGGTATCGACCCCGACACGCTGCTGGCACAGGAGCCGCTGCTGCGCTATGACCGCCGCACCTGGGGCGGTTCGCTGGCCGACCAGTACCTGCAGGCCCGCAACCTGCGCCCGCGCGAGCGCTTCGAGCTCGACTCGCCCGACGGGTTGGTGACGCTGGTGGAAATGGGCCTGGGGATCTCGCTGGTGCCGGACTGTTTCCGGCCCGGCACCCTGCCCCCCGGCGTGGCCGTGATTCCGCTGCCGCGCAACACGCTGGCGCGGCGACTGGGCGTGCTGTGGCCCCATCACTCGACCTACGGCCGGCTGTTCGAGACGCTGGTGGCGGCCATGGACACCGACGCCAGCGCGGCGACCTAG
- a CDS encoding GntR family transcriptional regulator, which produces MTEHIEKKATPRGAARASKASANAQPADGAAAAVAEAKTPLLAATAAEEIKRLIYAGDIAPGARLNEAALAQQMGISRGPIREAIRILAGSGLVTAVPHRGMFVRQMSMRDMLESYDLRALIFGFAARRATEHLSPEREADLDSQLAAMEAATAISDGSAYYELNLRFHDTILAYSNNRHAARAYTEYVNELHLFRRKFFNYTAKMHRSNQEHRAMVDAIKAGNVVLAGELAEQHVLAGKQRLLADLAD; this is translated from the coding sequence ATGACCGAGCACATCGAGAAAAAGGCCACGCCGCGCGGTGCCGCGCGCGCGTCCAAGGCCAGCGCCAATGCCCAGCCCGCCGACGGCGCCGCCGCCGCCGTGGCCGAGGCGAAGACACCGCTCCTGGCCGCGACCGCCGCCGAGGAGATCAAGCGCCTCATCTATGCGGGCGACATCGCGCCCGGCGCGCGCCTGAACGAGGCCGCGCTGGCGCAGCAGATGGGCATCAGCCGCGGTCCCATCCGCGAGGCCATCCGCATCCTGGCCGGCAGCGGGCTGGTCACGGCGGTGCCCCATCGCGGCATGTTCGTGCGGCAGATGTCCATGCGCGACATGCTGGAAAGCTACGACCTGCGGGCCTTGATCTTCGGCTTCGCGGCGCGGCGCGCCACGGAGCACCTGTCACCCGAGCGGGAGGCCGACCTGGACTCGCAGCTGGCCGCGATGGAGGCCGCCACGGCGATCTCGGACGGCAGCGCGTACTACGAGCTGAACCTGCGGTTCCACGACACGATCCTGGCCTACAGCAACAACCGGCACGCGGCGCGCGCGTACACGGAATACGTCAACGAACTGCACCTCTTCCGGCGCAAGTTCTTCAACTACACGGCGAAGATGCACCGCTCCAACCAGGAGCACCGCGCGATGGTCGATGCGATCAAGGCGGGCAACGTGGTGCTGGCCGGTGAGCTTGCCGAGCAGCACGTGCTGGCCGGCAAGCAGCGGCTGCTGGCGGACCTGGCGGATTAA